Proteins encoded within one genomic window of Humulus lupulus chromosome 1, drHumLupu1.1, whole genome shotgun sequence:
- the LOC133823760 gene encoding uncharacterized protein LOC133823760, whose product MEDILGAIETKSESITKIQNDLERSKLEALEAHKVEQVRVLMMYREGLGRDGGWARGWLVGFSTSRRQQFYCRNWAKLYIKDAKEVFRYIEMISLEQFLTTFVVEAFRMEECISLIFVYISCFVFSDKGI is encoded by the exons ATGGAAGACATATTGGGAGCTATTGAAACAAAATCTGAGAGTATCACAAAAATTCAAAATGATCTTGAAAGGAGCAAACTCGAAGCATTGGAAGCTCATAAAGTGGAACAAGTTCGTGTTTTAATGATGTACAGGGAGGGGCTTGGCAGGGACGGTGGCTGGGCGCGGGGCTGGCTGGTGGGGTTCTCAACTTCACGGCGGCAGCAG ttttattgcAGAAATTGGGCTAAACTTTATATTAAAGATGCTAAAGAAGTTTTCag gtatattgagatgatttctttggagcaattcttgacaacatttgtagttgaggcctttagaatggaagaatgtatttcactaatttttgtatacatttcttgttttgtatttagtgataaaggaatctga
- the LOC133813905 gene encoding DNA polymerase delta catalytic subunit-like yields MKSFMTYESNVLFALRFMIDCNIVGGNWIEVPAGKYKKTAKHLLYCQLEFDCLYSELISHAPEGEFSKMAPFRILSFDIECAGCKCHFPEPGHDPVIQIANLLTLQGNTEPLIRNVMTLKSCSPIVGVDVMSFDIEREVFLAWRGFSFIGSFSFHSYGGSSSLRKLFLLP; encoded by the exons ATGAAGAGCTTCATGACATATGAAAGCAATGTTCTATTTGCTCTTCGCTTTATGATTGATTGCAACATAGTTGGTGGCAACTGGATTGAAGTACCTGCTGGAAAATATAAGAAGACAGCTAAACATTTGTTATACTGTCAGCTAGAGTTTGATTGCCT ATATTCAGAACTTATCAGTCATGCACCAGAAGGAGAATTTTCCAAGATGGCTCCATTTCGCATACTGAGTTTTGACATTGAATGTGCTGGTTGTAAATGTCATTTTCCCGAGCCTGGCCATGATCCTGTTATCCAG ATTGCAAATCTGTTAACTTTACAGGGAAATACTGAGCCATTAATCCGTAATGTCATGACCCTTAAGTCATGTTCTCCTATAGTTGGTGTCGACGTGATGTCCTTTGATATAGAAAGAGAAGTCTTTCTAGCTTGGAGG GGATTTTCATTTATAGGTTCCTTTTCATTTCACTCTTATGGTGGGAGCTCTAGCCTCAGAAAACTATTTCTCTTGCCATAG